Part of the Zingiber officinale cultivar Zhangliang chromosome 8A, Zo_v1.1, whole genome shotgun sequence genome, TCTTTTTGAAATAAAGGATAAAGTATGAAGGTACACCAATTAGCGTAGAAGCCTAAAATAACCGCATAACCAGGAGCAATTAATAATATTATGAAAACCAGTTATCTGAGAATGATCCTTGAGATATTCAACATAGTTTCATGCCCAGTTCAGTTGGCAACGTTACATTAACGCTCACAACATAGTCATCACTGACCGTAAAAAGATCAGAAAAATTTACCTTTAAGCATGTGAAATAAAAATGCAGGCATGCAACTCCCATTTCAGACCAAAAAAAAAGTTCACATAAGTGAGGTAATTGACACAAAAATTAGATCACCTGGAAATGAAAGCTCTTGATGCAGTATGCAATCCGTTGAAATAATGGAAGCAGACACTTCTGGGTCTCCACTTCGTTAGTAATTTCCAAGATCTCTTCCATCTcacttaaaaacataatttccTTTTGACTGTTAGTTACAGGCCAATATCTCAGCAACCCACTGATAACTGAAGTTGCTAGCTGAGGCTCTTTCTCTATATATTGCGTCAGACAGTAAGTCAGCTGTTGATGATACACACCAAGTGTCTTTGGTCTGTGCAGAGGTATTAGGACCCTCCACAAGAACATTTTATGCTCCTCTTTTAGAGGCAATGCAAACCCACTGATGACACTACCAAAAACTTCTAACAATTCAGCAATCCCATTATGTCGCTCTGTCTCAAACACAAACTGGTAAAATATGTTGCTCACCACTTTCCGGATGAAAGGACGATGCACCATGAATTTTCCATAGATCCTGTGCAAAATTGCTTTCAGGCATTCCCTTTCCCTAGGATCCTCAGAATCAAAGAGGTGAAGCAGTCTTAAAATGAATGAATGATCTACATACTTCTTCCCGATTTTAACAACAAGTGAAGAGGATTCTATGAACTTAAGCAGCAAATCATAGACAAGTTGCAGGTGGGACCAAGCTGGTTCGAACAGGGGTTCTTCCTCTTCGGTTTCACCGCCAGCAATACCAGATCGGGTATTCGATGGGAAGGCCCTAAACAAGTTACTAGAAAACATTTTACAGCTAGCGGAAATCATGGACTCAGTGAAACGAGAACTCCCAGCATCAACATATTCAATGAGATCTATTAGTGCCTGCCGTTTCATATCCTTCTCCGCTGGATTCTTGTTGGGATCAGAGAAATCAAAGATGACACAACAGAGATTCAACTTACAGATGAAAAGATTCTTCTTTTCCGCATTAGACACATCTTTGAATAATAGTAGAGGTTCAATGCTTGTGACGACACTTGACGGGAATATGGCGGACGCAGTTCGCTTGACGGTGGTGAATCGGGAGGGAACAACATTGCCACTGCTGATCCGATTTCCGTTTAAAGACGTCGCCGCATTTCCTCCTGAATGGGCATGGGCGGAAACAGGAGAAGGATCGGATTTAGAAGACTTGCGAGGTAATTTACTTAGAAATTGCTTCCACATGGTGCTCACTGCTCAACTCGGGGACGATCAGATCAAGCTCATGCTTCCCAAGTTTGGCAACAAGACTGGCATGTACCGAACCTGCAGCAAATCGCATTACAATTTATAACAAGATGTCGGGAAAAATGCCACTTCTTAGcacaaagaaaataaaatcaaAGTAATCAATTACGGTCAGGAGAataaggtttaaaaaaaaaactcgaaTAACCTAACCGATGATCAGATAGAAAATCGTTAGGGTAAAAAAGCGACATAAAACTACACCACTTGGCGACAAAGCCGAGTAACCGAAAGCAAAGCCAATCAAGATCTCGCACGGAAAAGGAAAACTCAAGAAGGAAACCTAAGGGGAAGAAAGACCTTAAAGTTTCCAGAAAAAACGACCGAGAGGCTTCCCAGCTCCACGATCACGGATCCTGCGCGAAAAGCTTGATCCGAAGCTTGACTCCGACAGTCGGCTACCAATTCCAGCAAACACCCAAGAAATCAGACCCTCCCCTCCTCATGGACGCGCTCGTATCGGTATGTCCTGGACCAGAATTCAGATCAGCAGAGGCTGAGGCGGAAGCGATGTGACAAAGCGAGGAAGAAGAGCCAGCACTACTGTAGTAGCTTcccgaaaagaaaataaaaaaactttttttttttaaaaaaaaaggtcaaataaaataaatagcgGCGTCGCCCATACTCGAAAGGGATGGTTCCGATTTCTACTCACGGACCGGAACAAATAAACGGTATCCGTCGGATTGAACAAGCACGCGATCTGATGTTGCAATTAGAGGGAGCCAGCCGTCGATTTCACGAGATGGCTTATAAACTTCTCATAATAAACGAAGTTCCAGTGATGTGATTGCGATGCGATAGGCGAGGGCTTTGGAGACCCACCTCGAGAACGGACTTGTAGGTCGTTGATTCTATcagattgttttatttttcaaaaataaaaaacgaGGAAACAAAATAGGCATGAAAGAGACACGTCTTTCTTCAATTTGTATGAGAAAAGGACATCCCTCTCAAATTGTGAGCAATGGCGTCAACCCAACGTTGGGGGTGAACCGTTGCCGTCTTGCCGAGATCACGGCCAGTCCAATCACCTGTCACCGCATATTTACTAATGGCTGGTAAAATCATACCATGCCATCCATTAACTATCTCCACAAAATCTCAAAGAAACAGAGGCTTATGATGCATCAGACAGGCTATTATCATACTTGCCGTATAAGATATGCAGAGAACATGAGTGGTGCAGATATTTGGCTGAGCAGCGCAGTGGTAAAAACAAAGGATATCATGGCACGGATCCTGCATGATCACTACTCCCTGCTATCCACTTAAATGGTAGCGCTGCTGTGTATTATTTAATTTGTATGCTTCCACTTTTGgccaacacaaatccaatcaatcTGCTCAAAGATTGAACTTCAAGCAAAACATCAGACCGGATGCATTAAAGGCTGATCCCAGCACGGAGCCCGTGAGAGAAAAAGAGGAATCCTGCGTACGTCTTCCTT contains:
- the LOC122012116 gene encoding serine/threonine protein phosphatase 2A 57 kDa regulatory subunit B' kappa isoform-like, which produces MWKQFLSKLPRKSSKSDPSPVSAHAHSGGNAATSLNGNRISSGNVVPSRFTTVKRTASAIFPSSVVTSIEPLLLFKDVSNAEKKNLFICKLNLCCVIFDFSDPNKNPAEKDMKRQALIDLIEYVDAGSSRFTESMISASCKMFSSNLFRAFPSNTRSGIAGGETEEEEPLFEPAWSHLQLVYDLLLKFIESSSLVVKIGKKYVDHSFILRLLHLFDSEDPRERECLKAILHRIYGKFMVHRPFIRKVVSNIFYQFVFETERHNGIAELLEVFGSVISGFALPLKEEHKMFLWRVLIPLHRPKTLGVYHQQLTYCLTQYIEKEPQLATSVISGLLRYWPVTNSQKEIMFLSEMEEILEITNEVETQKCLLPLFQRIAYCIKSFHFQVAERALFLLNNDHVISLASRNRQTIMPLLLPALERNIRSHWNLPVLNLTRNVKKMLCEMDGELYLACENNYEQDELEQKMAEEQRRRTWERLETTAVFQPLTISMPALVTPAIVPPVVAALS